One Candidatus Marinarcus aquaticus genomic window carries:
- a CDS encoding HP0268 family nuclease, with amino-acid sequence MDVLLARKELTEKPKKVQLDKLIEQLKEAGEKIFYFDKDNSHKDMMALVDTLEAEGFNVYFREVRYGLADDEYMYEVHAL; translated from the coding sequence ATGGACGTATTATTAGCACGAAAAGAGCTTACAGAAAAACCAAAGAAGGTTCAACTTGATAAATTGATTGAACAATTAAAAGAAGCAGGAGAGAAGATTTTCTATTTCGACAAAGATAATTCACATAAAGATATGATGGCATTAGTGGATACATTAGAAGCAGAAGGTTTTAACGTATACTTTAGAGAGGTACGATATGGTCTTGCTGATGATGAATATATGTATGAGGTGCACGCACTTTAA
- a CDS encoding BCCT family transporter, producing MTAKLNKTVFFISSGLILVLALFASIFPKIADAFFKHLQAVIVENGSWFYVLTVAIILITVAFLAFSKYGDIKLGPDHSTADYNNLSWFAMLFSAGMGIGLMFFGVAEPVMHFLNPPVGDGSTVEAARQAMRLTFFHWGLHAWAIYAIVAIILAFFSYRHNLPLTLRSALYPIIGDKIYGPIGHAVDIFAVIGTLFGVATSLGYGVLQVNTGLNYLWDIPVSTFSQVILILAITALATLSVTTGLDKGIKRLSEINLLLAVGLMLFILVAGPTVFLLQAYVQNLGSYASNILSSTFNLFAYEKTDWIGGWTILYWAWWISWSPFVGLFIARISRGRTIKEFTLGVLLVPTGFTLMWMTFFGNSAIHLILNEGFTQLGATVSNDVTLALFAFLEHFPFSAFTSVVATIMVIVFFVTSSDSGSMVIDMLCSNGHDDTPIWQRVYWAVGEGVIASILILAGGLAALQTMTIASALPFSIVLLVATYGLIKALRLDIAKKESLQYSTSFTNTTSNADDWDKRLNNLVNYPTEKNVHRFLEKVVQPALEDVAKVLQKNALDAEVNMSESKDKITLVVNLGEETNFGENKNFLYQVKNVSRSKPTFTYDESGESTEEDELYYCAIVYLIEGGQDYDIMGWDKESIRNDVVDQYEKHMHFMHLIN from the coding sequence GTGACTGCCAAATTAAATAAAACTGTATTTTTTATCTCATCCGGACTTATCCTAGTTCTAGCTCTTTTCGCTTCTATTTTTCCAAAAATAGCCGATGCCTTTTTCAAACACTTACAAGCTGTGATTGTTGAAAACGGCAGTTGGTTTTATGTGCTTACAGTAGCCATCATTCTCATTACTGTTGCCTTTTTAGCCTTTTCAAAATATGGAGACATCAAACTAGGTCCAGATCACTCAACAGCTGATTATAATAATCTCTCATGGTTTGCCATGCTTTTTTCTGCAGGTATGGGTATTGGATTGATGTTCTTTGGTGTAGCAGAACCAGTGATGCACTTTTTAAATCCTCCAGTAGGAGATGGAAGTACCGTTGAGGCTGCACGACAAGCCATGCGTTTAACTTTCTTTCACTGGGGCTTACATGCTTGGGCCATTTATGCTATTGTTGCTATTATTTTAGCGTTTTTTAGTTATCGACACAATCTTCCTTTAACACTTCGTTCTGCTTTGTATCCTATTATCGGGGATAAGATTTATGGTCCCATTGGACATGCCGTGGATATCTTTGCGGTTATTGGTACACTTTTTGGTGTTGCGACGTCATTGGGATATGGGGTTTTACAAGTCAATACAGGGTTGAATTACTTATGGGATATACCTGTTTCAACATTTTCTCAAGTGATACTTATTTTAGCCATTACTGCTTTAGCAACGCTTTCTGTGACCACGGGTTTAGATAAAGGGATCAAACGTTTATCTGAAATCAATCTGCTTTTAGCCGTAGGCCTTATGCTGTTTATTTTGGTTGCTGGTCCCACCGTCTTTTTACTACAAGCCTATGTACAAAACCTCGGTTCTTATGCTTCCAATATTTTAAGCAGTACTTTTAACCTTTTTGCGTATGAAAAAACCGATTGGATTGGAGGGTGGACAATTCTTTATTGGGCATGGTGGATTTCTTGGTCGCCATTTGTGGGGCTTTTTATTGCAAGAATCTCACGAGGACGAACCATCAAAGAGTTTACCTTAGGTGTCTTATTAGTACCAACTGGGTTTACCTTGATGTGGATGACTTTTTTTGGGAATTCTGCCATTCATCTTATTTTAAATGAAGGATTTACGCAGTTGGGAGCAACCGTATCCAACGACGTTACTCTTGCACTGTTTGCCTTTTTAGAGCACTTCCCTTTCAGTGCATTTACCTCAGTAGTTGCAACGATTATGGTTATTGTCTTCTTTGTTACCTCTTCAGATTCTGGGTCAATGGTCATTGATATGTTGTGTTCAAATGGACACGATGACACGCCAATATGGCAACGAGTCTATTGGGCAGTGGGAGAAGGTGTCATTGCCTCTATTTTAATCCTTGCAGGAGGCTTGGCTGCTCTTCAAACCATGACCATTGCCAGTGCTTTACCTTTTAGTATTGTTTTACTTGTTGCAACGTATGGTTTGATTAAAGCTTTACGGCTGGATATTGCTAAAAAAGAGAGTCTTCAATACTCTACAAGCTTTACAAACACCACCTCCAACGCAGACGATTGGGACAAACGATTAAACAACCTTGTGAATTATCCCACTGAAAAAAATGTGCATCGCTTCTTAGAAAAAGTGGTACAACCTGCGCTTGAAGATGTGGCCAAAGTCTTACAGAAAAATGCCTTAGATGCTGAAGTCAATATGAGTGAAAGTAAAGATAAAATTACGTTGGTTGTTAATCTGGGAGAAGAGACCAATTTTGGTGAAAATAAAAACTTTTTATACCAAGTTAAAAATGTCTCTCGTTCAAAACCTACATTTACTTATGATGAAAGCGGTGAGAGCACAGAAGAGGATGAACTCTATTATTGTGCAATCGTCTACCTCATTGAAGGGGGGCAAGATTATGATATCATGGGATGGGATAAAGAGAGCATTCGAAATGATGTGGTTGACCAGTATGAGAAACACATGCACTTCATGCATTTAATTAATTAA
- the rpsF gene encoding 30S ribosomal protein S6, which translates to MSKVKHYETMFILKPTLTEEETAAQIDLVKSNIEKNGGEIVACDDMGTRPLAYEIQKNKRGYYFVAYFKAAPSAILELERNYRINENIIRFIFIKYESKKEVVAWTKMSEEAAKKAN; encoded by the coding sequence ATGTCAAAAGTTAAACATTATGAAACAATGTTTATTTTGAAGCCAACGCTAACTGAAGAAGAGACTGCGGCTCAAATCGATTTAGTTAAATCTAACATCGAAAAAAATGGTGGTGAGATCGTTGCATGCGATGATATGGGTACTCGACCTTTAGCATACGAGATTCAAAAGAACAAAAGAGGTTACTATTTCGTAGCTTACTTTAAAGCTGCTCCAAGTGCAATCTTAGAGTTAGAGAGAAACTACAGAATCAACGAAAACATTATCCGATTCATTTTTATTAAATATGAGAGCAAAAAAGAAGTTGTTGCATGGACAAAAATGAGTGAAGAGGCTGCTAAAAAAGCAAACTAA
- the cysS gene encoding cysteine--tRNA ligase: MNALSFYDSVKKSKEPFVSLEKNKARVYVCGPTVYDDSHLGHARSAIAFDLLHRVLKANGYEVTMTKNFTDIDDKIIKKMQEKNLSLEEITTHYINEYQKDMDALNVLPNTLEPKATDNLEAMKEMIETLLKKDTAYIIDDGVYFDTSKDGTYGSLSHRFEDENAQARVEENSQKRNQKDFALWKVKADENITFEASFGKGRPGWHIECSAMINKHLAYENKEYQIDIHGGGADLLFPHHENEAAQTRCATGKNLAKYWIHNGFVNVNGEKMSKSLGNSFFLKDILKVYMGEVVRFYILTAHYRTDFNFNEEDLLASKKRLDKLYRVKKRVYGMGASSVNKTFQESLLSALNDDMNSSKALAIVDEMINHANETLDKEPKNKNFKKELIANLEYVAEILGVGLQDAYSYFQFGIDEQMITKIEELIAKRNEAKKAKDFETADNVRDELTALGISVMDTPNGVVWEKQ; this comes from the coding sequence ATGAACGCATTGTCTTTTTATGATTCGGTTAAAAAAAGTAAAGAGCCTTTTGTCTCTTTAGAAAAAAACAAAGCACGTGTGTATGTCTGTGGGCCTACTGTGTATGATGATTCACACTTGGGTCATGCACGAAGTGCCATTGCATTTGATTTACTGCACCGAGTCTTAAAAGCCAATGGGTATGAAGTGACCATGACCAAAAACTTCACCGATATTGATGATAAAATCATCAAAAAAATGCAAGAGAAAAACCTCTCATTAGAAGAAATCACCACACACTACATCAATGAATATCAAAAAGATATGGATGCACTGAATGTGTTGCCCAATACACTTGAACCCAAAGCCACCGATAATCTTGAAGCCATGAAAGAGATGATTGAAACGCTTTTAAAAAAAGATACGGCTTATATCATTGATGATGGGGTCTATTTTGATACATCAAAAGATGGCACATACGGCAGTCTCAGCCATCGTTTTGAAGATGAAAATGCCCAAGCAAGAGTCGAAGAGAACTCACAAAAAAGAAATCAAAAAGATTTTGCACTGTGGAAAGTCAAAGCAGATGAAAACATCACTTTTGAAGCCTCATTTGGAAAAGGACGACCAGGATGGCACATTGAGTGCAGTGCGATGATTAACAAGCATTTAGCGTATGAAAATAAAGAGTATCAAATCGATATTCACGGTGGTGGAGCAGACTTGCTTTTCCCTCACCATGAAAATGAAGCAGCACAAACACGATGTGCTACAGGGAAAAATCTTGCAAAATATTGGATTCATAACGGCTTTGTCAATGTCAATGGGGAGAAAATGAGTAAGTCTTTGGGCAACTCCTTTTTCTTAAAAGATATTTTAAAAGTGTATATGGGAGAAGTGGTACGATTTTATATCTTAACCGCACACTATCGAACAGATTTTAACTTCAATGAAGAGGATTTGCTCGCCTCAAAAAAAAGACTTGATAAACTTTATCGAGTGAAAAAGAGAGTCTATGGAATGGGTGCAAGCAGTGTCAATAAAACCTTTCAAGAGAGTCTCTTAAGCGCCCTTAATGATGATATGAACTCTTCAAAAGCTCTTGCAATAGTTGATGAGATGATCAATCATGCCAATGAGACGCTTGATAAAGAGCCTAAAAATAAAAACTTTAAAAAAGAGTTGATTGCCAACTTAGAGTATGTTGCAGAGATATTAGGGGTTGGACTTCAAGATGCTTACAGCTACTTCCAATTTGGAATCGATGAACAAATGATTACAAAAATCGAGGAACTTATTGCCAAACGTAATGAAGCAAAAAAAGCAAAAGATTTTGAAACTGCGGATAATGTACGAGATGAACTCACTGCTTTAGGGATTTCTGTGATGGATACACCCAATGGCGTAGTGTGGGAAAAACAATAA
- a CDS encoding RNB domain-containing ribonuclease yields the protein MKKEVLKALYDGFVTNDEEELKFLNNLQKAEIVKEENGEFTLNRKYKIGVLEFQKNFAILKDISNEHKNIKLEFENLNGALDDDLVIVKRSFNPRSQTKSKVVKIVNSSKTAVLTFIQEGKIYTLKESLLLSNKKPEQLQEGDVFVFNNKSNEVLEFFGNITDATIDEKISLYLYGEDYRLKTHVDINPDDYDLKDFSKRVDLTHLPFSTIDPASAKDHDDTIYYDAKNNELYVAIADVSYFVEQNSELDKLAFQKSTSIYLPNKVLPMLPASLSEELCSLKENVNRYAYVFKIKLNEKCEVEGSELFEAVIQSRKKFSYGRIDRVLEGHFDQYSEIEKIIFDSLVSLYKVTQQTRAKRLETGYDFRTIEYRQRLNHKGELESISSEESSSSHQLVEECMLLANIEASKKVNTVGIYRVHEDPSFEAISKLVDTVNTLGIKVKMQGNVHDTIVAIQEKAKRTLYAAEVDELIIQSQVQAHYSSTNQGHFGLGFKSYSHFTSPIRRYADLVLHRMLKTKQTPEEIDTICDHISNQQRKVDQLVWDLEDRKYARWAAQNIGQELKAKINTTEPARCITYGELPGMKILIDNYKGQLLCTKIRVILKSSNIISKTIIGSIKY from the coding sequence TTGAAAAAAGAGGTTTTAAAAGCGCTTTATGACGGCTTTGTCACAAATGATGAAGAGGAATTAAAGTTTCTAAATAATTTACAAAAAGCAGAGATTGTAAAAGAGGAAAATGGAGAATTTACACTCAATCGAAAATATAAGATTGGTGTTTTAGAATTTCAAAAAAATTTTGCCATTTTAAAAGATATCTCCAATGAACATAAAAATATTAAACTGGAGTTTGAAAATCTTAATGGCGCATTGGATGATGATTTGGTCATAGTAAAGCGTTCCTTTAATCCACGAAGTCAAACCAAATCAAAAGTGGTGAAGATTGTAAACTCCTCTAAAACAGCTGTACTTACGTTTATTCAAGAAGGGAAAATCTATACACTTAAAGAGTCATTGCTTTTAAGTAATAAAAAACCAGAACAACTTCAAGAGGGTGATGTATTTGTTTTTAACAACAAAAGCAATGAAGTGTTGGAATTCTTTGGAAATATCACCGATGCAACCATTGATGAAAAAATCTCTTTGTATTTGTATGGAGAGGATTATCGTTTAAAAACACATGTGGATATCAACCCTGACGATTATGATTTAAAGGATTTCTCAAAAAGAGTCGATTTGACGCATCTGCCTTTTAGTACGATTGACCCAGCAAGTGCAAAAGACCATGATGATACTATTTATTATGATGCTAAGAATAACGAGCTTTATGTAGCCATTGCGGATGTTTCCTATTTTGTGGAGCAAAACAGTGAGTTGGACAAACTTGCGTTTCAAAAATCAACGAGTATTTATTTGCCCAATAAAGTATTACCAATGTTGCCTGCGAGTTTAAGTGAGGAGTTGTGTTCACTTAAAGAGAATGTCAATCGATATGCGTATGTTTTTAAAATCAAGCTCAATGAGAAGTGTGAAGTAGAAGGTTCAGAACTGTTTGAAGCGGTGATTCAATCGCGTAAAAAGTTTTCATACGGTCGAATCGACAGAGTATTAGAAGGGCACTTTGACCAATATTCTGAAATAGAAAAGATTATTTTTGACTCACTGGTGAGTTTGTATAAAGTCACTCAACAAACACGAGCTAAACGGCTTGAAACGGGGTATGACTTTAGAACCATTGAGTACCGACAACGCTTAAATCACAAAGGAGAGTTAGAGAGTATCAGCTCTGAAGAGTCAAGTTCTTCTCACCAATTGGTTGAAGAGTGTATGCTTTTAGCCAATATTGAAGCGAGTAAAAAAGTGAACACTGTAGGCATTTATAGAGTACACGAAGACCCTTCGTTTGAAGCGATTTCAAAACTGGTGGATACGGTGAATACTTTGGGAATCAAAGTAAAAATGCAAGGCAATGTGCACGATACCATTGTGGCCATTCAAGAGAAAGCCAAACGTACTTTGTATGCAGCAGAAGTGGATGAGTTGATTATTCAATCACAAGTACAAGCCCACTACAGTTCAACCAATCAAGGGCACTTTGGTTTAGGATTTAAATCCTACAGTCACTTCACTTCACCTATTCGAAGATATGCAGACTTGGTGTTGCACCGTATGTTAAAAACCAAACAAACACCTGAAGAGATTGATACCATTTGCGACCATATTTCCAATCAACAACGAAAAGTGGACCAACTGGTCTGGGATTTGGAAGACAGAAAGTACGCACGTTGGGCGGCACAAAATATTGGTCAAGAGTTAAAAGCGAAAATCAATACCACTGAACCAGCACGTTGTATCACGTATGGAGAGCTTCCAGGAATGAAGATTTTGATTGATAATTACAAAGGTCAACTTTTGTGTACAAAAATAAGAGTAATTTTAAAATCTTCTAATATAATTTCAAAAACCATTATTGGTTCAATTAAATACTAA
- the holA gene encoding DNA polymerase III subunit delta yields MYKNEFDNLLRQNKKFSAYMFYGQSNYLIEYYALQVALSFAPVEDIEKIYYDEYNFKYCKDKLLQSSLFASSNVVIIKIDKKLPKAEVTELIQACTTNSDSTVIFACMGDSDFKAMEGYFTQKNDAVAVRMFQPFPNEAIRLIEEQARALNLQYEVSALNHLYFMHRHDLSLTMNDLKKLAVLNETITAKTVEQQCFGFGAVSLEDFLHKLLSGENIDLDLVALLDEGMNEIYLITQITAFIQQLFMISAYARTVGAPNAKEILGFVPPKPVWEKKSKLAISIKPNTFLEMMDFLNHLELELKTLKINDQNAYVQAHLRKFSALFR; encoded by the coding sequence ATGTATAAAAACGAATTTGATAACTTATTACGACAAAACAAGAAGTTCAGTGCTTATATGTTTTATGGGCAAAGTAACTACTTAATAGAGTATTATGCACTGCAAGTGGCATTGTCCTTTGCACCTGTAGAAGATATAGAGAAAATTTATTATGATGAGTATAACTTCAAATATTGTAAAGATAAGTTATTACAGTCATCGCTGTTTGCATCAAGCAATGTGGTGATTATAAAAATCGATAAAAAATTGCCAAAGGCTGAGGTGACGGAACTCATTCAAGCGTGCACGACCAATAGTGATAGTACGGTCATATTTGCATGCATGGGGGACAGTGATTTTAAAGCGATGGAAGGCTACTTTACACAAAAAAATGATGCCGTTGCAGTACGAATGTTTCAACCTTTCCCCAATGAAGCCATACGACTCATAGAAGAGCAAGCCAGAGCTTTAAACTTACAGTATGAAGTCTCAGCACTCAATCATCTTTACTTTATGCATCGACATGATTTATCGTTGACCATGAATGACTTAAAGAAACTTGCTGTGTTAAATGAAACCATCACAGCAAAAACAGTAGAACAACAATGTTTTGGTTTTGGTGCCGTTTCTTTGGAGGATTTTTTACATAAATTGCTCAGTGGAGAGAATATTGATTTGGATTTGGTGGCGCTTTTAGATGAGGGGATGAATGAGATTTATCTCATTACTCAAATTACAGCTTTTATCCAACAACTCTTTATGATAAGTGCGTATGCCAGAACCGTAGGTGCACCTAATGCCAAAGAGATTTTAGGCTTTGTTCCTCCCAAACCTGTGTGGGAAAAGAAGAGTAAACTTGCTATTTCAATTAAACCCAATACTTTTTTAGAGATGATGGATTTTTTAAATCATTTAGAGTTAGAGCTGAAAACTTTGAAAATAAATGACCAAAATGCATATGTGCAAGCTCACCTTAGAAAATTTTCAGCTTTGTTTAGATAA
- a CDS encoding carbon-nitrogen hydrolase translates to MCKVAMIQQKYYGSKEATIEKTVAMIEQAVKAKAQLVILQELHQTHYFCQNENVDTFNLANSWEEDIVFWSSIAKKNGVVLVTSLFEKRAAGLYHNTAVVFEKDGSVAGKYRKMHIPDDPGFYEKFYFTPGDMGFEPIQTSVGKLGVLVCWDQWYPEAARLMALKGAQMLIYPTAIGWFEGDEQDEKQRQLDAWIAVQRGHAVANGLPVLTVNRVGFEADDAKVMAGTKFWGNSFIFGPQGELLKHASSDQEEIILCDIDLQRSENVRRWWPFLRDRRIENYADITKRYAD, encoded by the coding sequence ATGTGTAAAGTTGCAATGATTCAACAAAAATATTACGGAAGCAAAGAAGCAACCATTGAAAAAACAGTTGCAATGATTGAGCAAGCGGTCAAAGCTAAAGCGCAATTGGTGATTTTACAAGAGTTGCACCAAACACACTATTTTTGCCAAAATGAAAACGTCGATACGTTTAATTTAGCGAACTCTTGGGAAGAGGACATTGTTTTTTGGTCAAGCATTGCAAAAAAGAATGGCGTTGTATTGGTCACCTCTTTGTTTGAAAAAAGAGCTGCTGGGTTGTATCACAACACTGCTGTGGTGTTTGAAAAAGATGGCAGTGTGGCTGGAAAATACAGAAAGATGCACATACCTGATGATCCAGGGTTTTATGAAAAATTCTATTTCACTCCTGGAGACATGGGATTTGAGCCTATTCAAACGAGTGTGGGGAAATTGGGAGTATTGGTCTGTTGGGATCAATGGTATCCTGAAGCCGCACGTCTTATGGCTTTAAAAGGGGCACAAATGCTCATTTACCCAACGGCCATTGGATGGTTTGAAGGAGATGAACAAGATGAAAAACAACGACAGCTCGATGCTTGGATTGCGGTTCAACGAGGACATGCTGTGGCCAATGGGTTGCCTGTATTAACGGTTAATCGAGTAGGGTTTGAAGCCGATGATGCCAAAGTAATGGCAGGCACAAAGTTTTGGGGGAACTCATTTATTTTTGGACCTCAAGGAGAACTTTTAAAACATGCAAGTTCAGATCAAGAAGAGATTATTTTGTGTGATATTGACTTACAACGAAGTGAAAATGTGCGACGATGGTGGCCATTTTTACGAGACAGACGAATTGAAAACTACGCTGATATTACAAAACGATATGCAGATTAA
- the rpsR gene encoding 30S ribosomal protein S18 yields the protein MAERRKYGKKYCKYTEMKVDFIDYKNVDLLKLSMSERGKIMPRRLTGNSKSAQEMVEMAIKRARHMALVPYIVDTKNVTDAAFAR from the coding sequence ATGGCTGAAAGAAGAAAATACGGAAAAAAATATTGTAAATATACTGAGATGAAAGTTGATTTCATTGACTATAAAAATGTAGATTTACTTAAATTATCTATGAGTGAAAGAGGAAAAATTATGCCTCGAAGACTTACTGGTAACTCTAAAAGTGCTCAAGAGATGGTAGAAATGGCAATCAAAAGAGCAAGACACATGGCATTAGTTCCATATATTGTTGATACTAAAAACGTTACTGACGCAGCATTCGCTAGATAA
- a CDS encoding single-stranded DNA-binding protein produces MYNKVVMVGNLTRDIELRYLPSGAAIAKSAIATSYKYKTSTGEQKDEVCFLDFNIFGRSAEVANQYLRKGSKVLLEGRLVLEQWTAQDGTNRSKHSLRVDNMKMLDSKSDAQNNTQGDYNNSEYAQSNANQYGQGQQPNNYGNAPQQGGGMSNQPKQEYSIPEIDIDEDEIPF; encoded by the coding sequence ATGTATAATAAAGTAGTAATGGTCGGAAATTTAACCAGAGATATTGAATTAAGATATTTACCAAGTGGTGCAGCAATTGCTAAAAGTGCAATCGCAACTTCTTATAAATATAAAACATCAACTGGAGAACAAAAAGATGAAGTTTGTTTTTTAGATTTCAATATTTTTGGAAGAAGTGCAGAAGTTGCAAATCAATATTTACGAAAAGGTTCTAAAGTTTTATTAGAAGGGCGACTTGTATTAGAGCAGTGGACAGCACAAGATGGAACAAACAGAAGTAAACACTCTTTAAGAGTGGACAACATGAAAATGTTGGATTCTAAATCTGATGCTCAAAACAACACTCAAGGTGATTATAACAACTCAGAGTATGCTCAATCAAATGCGAACCAATATGGACAAGGGCAACAACCAAATAACTATGGTAATGCTCCTCAACAAGGTGGTGGTATGAGTAACCAACCAAAACAAGAGTACTCAATACCTGAAATTGATATTGATGAAGACGAAATACCGTTTTAG
- a CDS encoding agmatine deiminase family protein, whose product MAKKRMPAEWEKQAFVQLVFPHQKTDWAPYLEDAIVNFVNIAKAIQQFQPCLIVAQNLKEVKALFEDKTNLMFVQAKNNDTWSRDFGGITIQEGKKSTILNFSFNAWGGKFAFNEDNQITQKLYKKGFFEGYGLKTYNFVLEGGAIESDGNGVIMTTSNCLLEPNRNPQFSKKEITRTLKEYLGAQKVLWLNHGFLAGDDTDAHIDTLARFANENTIIYQGCDDKNDEHYKAFKKMKKQLRTFKNVDGKLYKLVELPWIEAKIFDDERLPATYANFLIINGAVLVPTYNDKNDKKALEVFKEVFKKEEIIPIDCSTLIKQHGSLHCVTMQYPVLKGM is encoded by the coding sequence ATGGCAAAAAAACGTATGCCAGCAGAGTGGGAAAAACAAGCTTTTGTGCAGTTGGTTTTCCCTCATCAAAAGACCGATTGGGCACCTTATTTAGAGGATGCCATTGTTAATTTTGTCAATATAGCAAAAGCCATACAACAATTTCAACCTTGTTTGATTGTGGCGCAAAACCTTAAAGAAGTAAAAGCTCTTTTTGAAGATAAAACCAACTTGATGTTTGTGCAAGCTAAGAACAATGATACGTGGAGTCGTGATTTTGGTGGTATTACGATTCAAGAGGGTAAAAAATCAACTATTTTAAATTTCAGTTTTAATGCGTGGGGTGGAAAGTTTGCTTTTAATGAAGACAACCAAATCACACAAAAACTTTATAAAAAAGGTTTTTTTGAAGGCTATGGACTTAAAACCTATAACTTTGTGTTAGAAGGTGGTGCGATTGAGAGCGATGGTAATGGTGTGATTATGACCACTTCAAACTGTCTGCTTGAACCCAACAGAAATCCACAGTTTTCAAAAAAAGAGATAACACGAACTTTAAAAGAGTATTTAGGGGCACAAAAAGTGTTGTGGTTGAACCATGGCTTTTTAGCAGGGGATGACACCGATGCACATATTGACACACTGGCTCGATTTGCCAATGAAAACACCATCATCTATCAAGGGTGTGATGATAAAAATGATGAGCACTATAAAGCATTTAAAAAGATGAAAAAACAGTTGCGAACGTTTAAAAATGTGGACGGAAAACTTTATAAACTTGTAGAGCTTCCATGGATTGAAGCAAAGATTTTTGACGATGAACGATTGCCTGCAACGTATGCAAACTTTTTAATCATCAACGGGGCAGTATTGGTACCAACATACAATGACAAAAACGATAAAAAAGCATTAGAAGTATTCAAAGAGGTCTTTAAAAAAGAGGAAATTATTCCCATTGATTGTTCAACCTTGATTAAACAGCATGGTTCACTGCACTGTGTGACGATGCAATATCCAGTATTAAAAGGAATGTAA
- the nusA gene encoding transcription termination factor NusA produces the protein MDKIIDILDSIAYEKGLKITEIEEALKEALIITAKKMVDDTLTFDAEIDRVNKQLKLFQKIEVVADDDKRLTGEEVDLYGNPINKENFITITEACDIDPDLEIGDFMEYELEFENMGRNAATILNNNFEYRIQRFLEQTLMSKYQDKIGKIINGSVTRVDRSENTFVEIGEVKGMLPRKSRIKGESFKVGDNLKAVVKGVNIDKTNGLIIELSRTSPKFLEALLKLEVPELKDERVTIEASARIPGSRAKIALSTIESTIDPIGSVVGVKGVRISAVSQQLNGESIDCVEYSTIPEMFISRALSPAIINSVVIEKSTVEGEKDKAIVTIPSDQKSKAIGKAGLNIRLASMLTQCTIELKEVGGTSMPTSDSEGASQDRTNDTTSLEALFK, from the coding sequence ATGGATAAAATTATTGATATTTTAGATTCAATAGCATATGAAAAGGGATTAAAAATTACTGAGATTGAAGAGGCTTTAAAAGAGGCTCTTATTATCACTGCAAAGAAAATGGTGGATGACACACTCACATTTGATGCAGAAATTGATCGCGTCAATAAACAGTTAAAACTGTTCCAAAAAATTGAAGTCGTAGCTGATGATGACAAACGATTAACGGGTGAAGAAGTTGACTTATACGGAAACCCTATTAATAAAGAGAATTTTATTACCATCACAGAAGCATGCGACATTGATCCCGATTTAGAAATTGGTGACTTCATGGAGTACGAACTAGAGTTTGAAAACATGGGAAGAAATGCCGCCACCATATTAAACAACAATTTCGAATATCGAATTCAACGATTTTTAGAACAAACCTTAATGAGTAAATACCAAGACAAAATTGGGAAAATTATCAACGGAAGTGTTACACGAGTTGATCGAAGCGAGAACACTTTTGTGGAGATTGGCGAAGTCAAAGGAATGCTTCCAAGAAAGAGCCGAATCAAGGGTGAAAGCTTTAAAGTGGGTGATAACTTAAAAGCAGTCGTAAAAGGGGTGAATATTGATAAAACCAATGGGCTTATCATTGAACTTTCACGAACATCTCCAAAATTCTTAGAAGCCCTTTTAAAACTTGAAGTGCCTGAACTCAAAGATGAACGAGTGACCATTGAAGCCAGTGCCAGAATCCCTGGAAGCCGAGCAAAAATCGCTTTAAGTACCATTGAATCTACAATAGACCCGATTGGTTCAGTGGTGGGTGTTAAAGGGGTGAGAATCTCTGCAGTGAGCCAACAACTCAATGGTGAGAGCATTGACTGCGTTGAGTACTCAACCATTCCTGAAATGTTTATTTCACGTGCACTTTCACCTGCTATTATCAACAGTGTGGTCATTGAGAAATCAACCGTTGAGGGCGAAAAAGATAAAGCCATTGTTACTATTCCAAGTGATCAAAAGTCAAAAGCAATTGGAAAAGCAGGTTTAAATATCCGATTGGCTTCAATGCTCACACAATGTACCATTGAACTCAAAGAGGTGGGCGGAACAAGTATGCCTACAAGTGATTCAGAAGGTGCTTCACAAGACAGAACCAACGATACAACATCATTGGAGGCATTGTTTAAATAA